In Mangifera indica cultivar Alphonso chromosome 7, CATAS_Mindica_2.1, whole genome shotgun sequence, the genomic window GacccattttttaataaaattatggctCTTCTGGAGCactcaatcaaatttattgattttgatatagtGTTTATTTTAGCTTTAATTGGTgctaaaattaaacaaaatttattttccttgagaattgtaTGTTTTGTTGTACTATCCATCAAACAAATATCTCcatcatcagcttttgaagtcaacgctttaattttgaagttcatatcttttcatttaaaaattatattaattataacgtatataaaatattgaaagaaatgagaatatgataataaaatacaaaataatattcatgactttaaaataattatatatgatgaattttaattataaaaatcttggacATTCATGTCACTATTCAAGTGacccatatttttattcttgaaagaagTTTGAAACATAAAGATTCATTAGATCAGTatgatctaaatcatcaaaaatttaattcttatggaTGCTTAATATAGATTCACACAATGTTCATATGTACTATAGGTATACAACCAATGATATTTACAATCACACctattattttatggtttactctgcattattatttattttgttatagtCTTAGTCCACTTTTGATGGTAtgactgagattttctattataaccatctttagattgaaaattatttcatccagGAGTTTATTTAcactcataataactacttctagTAATTGCGTTTACTTCAAGGAACAATGCAATACTAATTGGGCgagtttgatgattttttattaacgagaaaaattaactcaaaatttcttttcccaATATTGCTATTACAagagtataatatataaaaaaataaaaatgtggagaatattttctcttttatattatctcAATCAGGAAAAAATTCTGAATATCGTAGAGTTGTACTAAATTATAAAGTCAttgagagtattattgaatttgatattcaaatttatcttttacatTTCTCAACGAATCTagtggatttatcattatatccatatatttGGCTTACAACTCCTTAGGGATGTGATGCCAGTAAAATAATAACCTTGGATTTATCCTTCtgagacattttatttaatcactttgtCAAGGTTCATAAATTCTATATAGAGAATCATGtaaaaactcatttaatattatccatccaattttaggaacttcaaattcaaatattgtcatatgtacaaaacttctagttttgtaaacaatatatatgaattaatttttgaaactttaggtttAGATATTATCCTATATTTAGAAAATAGTTGGTTTTGTAAatgaaatattgagattaatttttgaaacttcaagttcatatattatcctatttttcaaaacttctggttttgtaattagtatccAGAATATTATAACACGTAAACTTTAgttctaattatattttggacttcaaatctatatttttcataatttatgcaaacttcaggttgtgaatgtgatatagttaatataaaataaatattttgataaaatttgggaCTTCAAGcccatatatgtgtgtgtgtatatatatatatatatatatatatatatattcattctcacgattttacaaacttcaggttgtaaatcggatacaattattataataaaaataaatattcaaataatattcaagaatTCTGACCCAGATTTAtggttttgtaaacttcaagttataaattatattcatgaCTTTAAAtccaaattcatgattttataaacttcatattacaaatgatattcaggacttcgGGTTTAGATTCGTGATATTCAAGACTTCAGgttcaaattatgattttacaaactttggattgcaaatataatataattataaatgaaaaattaaatagaagataaaaataattaaaacattaatagtttgtattttataaataagataatatcataattgagatatttgtatttgtaatatacaaacaaaataataatacaattgaaaaataactaatattaaaatatacattaattGATCTTACTAATAACATAttagaaatatgataaaaaattatgagtaaaagaagttataattaaattaaacttttagaagaagaagataaatgaaGTTGATGTAAGACGAATCAAAATGAAAAGCAGAACTTGGGAGGCTTGAATGAAAATGTTATTAGTTGTGTGTATGTTACAAATAAAGAGACAGGTGTAGTTATAGAAACTCTTGTGGCCCCTCAAATCGATGAGGTAAAGTAATTTTCCAAGGCTATTtaattagggctggactcgagccgagccagctcgagctcaagctcggctcagCTTGgtttgagcccgaaacgagtcggACTCTGCTCgactcgatcgagctcgagctggcttgggttggctcggtagatttttaaaaaatttttttatataaaacgatgtcgttttggtccatatatattaaaaacgatatcgttttgataataaaaaatgagccgaaccgAGCCAAACCAAaaacgagccaaactcgagctgaGCCGAGTCGAACTCAAGCCGCCCACAAATAAACCGAActgagcccgagctggctgcgagccgagctcggctcggctcgaatccagccctatatTCAATGTAGGCCACCGAAAGTCAATATTGCCAGCCCAAATAGTTCATTTCTTTGCTGGGTGGGATAATTATATTCACATGTGGGAAGCCATCAAATCATTTAAAGCATTCATTTCCACCACACATTTAacattatgtttattatattcttGATACTTGCATGAATGaactttatcaattatttaagcaaagaaagaattttattttattttttgtaagtaTCATCCATAAGGATTCCtcataggccaaaggactatttcccacccaaggtatgctgcaatcttaAGTTTCTAtcatttatctttgataatatcaaatatccactcatgaacagttaaaattaacggtgataaaagtaaaatcgttattttctttataatattaaaaataaactaaaatataatctatttttgccccgtaaactttaaaaactaaaagtttcctctaacctaagttttaaaaaatgacagtttcaccctaaggttttgttttgaaatctccagctccattgtcaGCAACCTCTCCCTCCGACAGTCTCTTCCTTCCATTTGGACGTCCAATCGACATTGGAGAAGTCATggaagacgaaaaacttcatcggtttcgtcttcccaaacgaagatgaagacaaagCTATCTTTTTCGTATTCCACGGCTTCTCTGATGTCGATCGgatgtccaaatgggaggaaagagaccgccggaaggagaggatgcttcgggagggaaaGACAGTCGGCAATAGAGTCGTAGATttcgtcagagatttcaaaacgaaatcctaaggtgaaactgtcattttttaaaacttaggctaggaaaaacttttagtttttaaagtttagggggccaaaaagagataaaattttaaggggttagggttccattaattttaactactcataggtgagtatttagtattatcaaagataaaagatgGAAACTTGAAATtgcagcatactttgggtgggaaatagtcctttggccttccttatatataaaagtaCACAACATACAACTAATCATATTTTAAAGAGCACTACTTATAGTTCTTACTCTCTTTACTAAAAGTTTGATGAAGATTTTTCTTTGACATATGAAGGATTGTAACGATTGGAGTATTCAGGTGAGATTGCTAAACTCTTCACTTTcaagtatttatatttataacttattaatatattattaactctttttatgtatatatcaaactatatattttttatttatgaaattgaacctttagatttttttgatagaagaaactaattttttaatatttttgattgtatatatcaaacaaagataattaagattatttattttgttttaaaagtaagaatattagtttgatattttaaataaaaaataataaagtctAGTCTCTTCCctgaaaaaaactaaaagtcaCATTGGtattgtgtgttttttttttttaagagggtgtgtgtgtgtatgttatatatatatatatatatatatatatatatatatatatatatatatatatatatatatatatatatatatatatatatattgatgtaaaaAGCTACACATTGGTattattgctttttattttaaaacattaaagcACTAAAAAGAAGTATGTAGatgagtatatatatagatgggtatatatataattataggaTAACCTTATTTAGAGGTATTCAACAACAATATAccgaattatatatatttttaaattgaagaactaaacttttaaattttattatttaaattatcaaaatttattattaaaataattaaatttcattatttttttaattaatgataccAAATTAAtcacttgttttttttaaaacaaaccaaaataaaccatactaattatgtttgtttgataTCTTTATTATGATATACATGaagtttaatcattttattagggaaatatgaatttttagtttctttaataataaaatataagatttcagttattttaataaaaaaattgataggcCAATgcttattataataaaatgagcaatgctatgtgtacttatttttggtacacaattcatgtacacaatgatgtgtcattatgtaattaggtgattttaaaatatgtgtcattatatgataaagaaacatccaatcacatgataacacctcatttgtgtatacaaattgtgtaccaaaaataggtacacatagttttattgtaataaaattatgtatatctaattttaaatatttaattaaatatttaaatgattgtTATCATAagattgtataattttgtattaaggATAAAGTCATATAAAACTAAATACccaattaaataatcaaaattgggttattatatttatatttatttaattttgctaaaatttttattaacataggATGCAATACTAAGGTTCTTTTCTCTAAGACATAATTTAAAACGATTTTTTTAAGCTCAACCaatctttcattaatttaattttttttttttggttgtttccATCTACGGGAAGCAAATGGGCACAGGACACGAGTTGGGCAGTACAAACGAGCTTTATCGGGCAGCCCTGAACAACGATTGGGAATCTCTGAAGAAATTCTACCAGAAAAATGTTGGTTCGCTGTTATTTCCTGTAACGGCCTCCATGGACAATGCATTTCACTTGGCGGTGTTCAGCAAGAGTAAAGATCCGCTTCAATTTTTACTTGATATTTCCGAAGAACATTCTATGGTGAGGTATGgctatttagaaaaaaatggcAACGGGAACACACCTCTTCATGAGGCTGCAGCCAATGGGAACCTGGAGGCCGTAAAGGCTTTGGTCTTTCATCATTGGAGGCTCCTCGTGGGAGATATTGAAGATCCACATGTGGAAGAGTTCCAAGAGGCTGTGAACATGGAAGGCGAAACCCCGCTTTTTATTGCTGCTGCATTTGGGAGAACAAAAGTGGTGAAGTTTTTAGCTAAAAAATCATTACAATTTCGCACAAGATTAATATAccaagaaaaaatagaaaagactaaagaagaagaatattttaAGCTTGAAAATATTCACCGCCAAATCAGACGCTCCATCAAGGTAAAGCCCAAACCTAAACCCTCCAATGAGCTGCCTGGTGCCATCCAAGGTGAAATAACATCAGAGCCAGAGCCTGGTGCCATGGAAGAAGAAAGATTCATAGAAGTGCCTGATACCTCCATTCTGCACGTTGCCATCACAGGACACCATTTTGGTCTCTGTCTCTACCCATCTAGcttctttatttttgctttgaaatgaaatatatattcaacTGATATTTGATGtgctttcttttcaaatatTCTCAGAAACGGCTCTATATTTACTGAAGAAGGATGAATCGTTAGCAGCACTCAAGAACCTAGATGGCCGGACCTCTCTTCACCTACTGGCAACCATGCCCTCAGTTTTCGAAAGTGGATATCAATGGGGCACATGGATCCACAGAGTCATATATTCCTGTAAACATATTTTTCACCTTTCCATAATTCTATTAAAGATAATGCAAGCATAAGGATACGTTAAAAGGACCTTTTGTATACATCTTATTGATTAATTCCTAAAATTTATAGGCCTTCCAATCGGTGATGATgcagatgatgatgaaaaagcTACTACAAAAAATTCCAAAggcaaaaattttcttttgttcgCTTAAGGGATATTCTACATAATTTCTCTCTTCATCACTTTTTCTCATTGAGCACCTTCTTTTCTGCTAAACACGAACAGGGTGGCTtaaattaatggaaaaaatCTGTGCACTAGTAGGGAGTAACATcttggaagaaaagagaaagcatAAACTTGCTTTCAAACTAGCGGAGACACTGATAAAAAAAGATTCTTCTTGGGATGAAATCGTTAATAGGCTAGTGGTTCCAGAGTTTCCGTTTGATAAAGATCAGTCTTCAAAAGGAGATTATGAGCCAATCCCGTTATTGCTGGCGACTGAAAAAGGAATAGTAGAAATTGTGAACAAGATACTAGAAGTATGTCCCCAGCTAGTTGAGCATTGCAATGATCTGGGTCAGAACATACTGCATGTGGCAATTAAGCACCGTCAATATGATATCTTCaatcatgtgaaaaatatgaaaataccaatGACAAGGTTAGTCCGAAAGGTTGACAAAAATGGCTACACCATTTTACACCATGCTGCAGACTTGGAGCCAGAGACTGCAAAGCGTCACCCAGCAGGACCTGTATACCAACTCCAGGAAGAGATAAAGTGGTACAAAGTAAGCCCCCTAGCTCTCTCTTCTACAAGATTTTTACCTAATAAACGTGTTTATATGTAGGTTATGTTTCTATATGTGCAGCGTGTAAAGGAGATCACGCCCGCCCACTACGCCATGTTTCGCAGCAAGGAGGTAAAGAAAACTTGCGAAGAGCTATTCAATTCGAAGCACAATAAACTACTCGGGCAAGCAGAGACTTGGATAAAAGGCACTTCTCAGTCTTGCTCTGCAGTGGCTGTTCTCGTTGCTACAGTGGTCTTTGCAGCTGCGTACACTGTGCCTGGAGGTTCTAATGAACAGGGGTATCCAATTTTCCTCAACAGCACTCTCTTCTTGGTTTTCACAGTTACGGACGTTATTGCTTTGGCCTGCTCCTTAACCTCCGTTGTAATGTTCTTATCCATCCTTGCATCGCCTTATACGTATGATGAATTCCTCTACAAACTCCCTAGAAAACTCACAATAGGCTTCTCCTTGCTCTTCATTTCATTGGCTACAACAATGATTGCATTTGCAGCAACATTATTGCTCATAGTTCGTTTGCAAAAGCCACATGGGGCCACCACTCTCATTTATACTGCTGCATTTCTTCCTGTCAGCATATTTGCACTCACGAGTTTTCCCATGTATGCTGCATTTGAGAAAACTTTGCTCAAGTTGTATCTTAGATTGTCTAAGAATTGGCGTGTCACAAAGTCTCCACCGCCCAACAAGTCAGCTTCCAGATAGGGTTCCTTTGCAGATTAAGCAGCTCCTAAACAAACCAAATAGTACACAAAGCAGCTTGAGAACGATGGTCAATTATCTGAGGAGAGTGTCAATGATAATAAGCCCAAGCTCCCAGTCTGAGATTTATATTAGTTGAGGCTAATAATTGTATATGATATTACAAACTAGTGTGActctgttttctttattttgggtTTCATCATGTCAAGTGTGAGTGTCAAATATGAGAGTATTTTACTCttattctgttaaaatttgatgtcaaacaagagaatattttactttttgttctaataaaattttatgcagGTAGTACGcgttttttaagaatataaatttaaaatattcaatgtatttttatcatgtttaataaCATGCTTATTTTCCAAGTACAAATTGTCTccatatattaattcatatccTGTGacttttattgaattcaatattAGAGGCTTGTAtaatttctctatatatataccaCTTTCTATTCTCTGGCTGAATAATTAATCAACAGTGCCAAATCAAATAATCATGTTTCTGAGTCATTCAAACCCATGTATTATTCACAAATCTAAGAGAAGAGGACTGGTTTCCATCTAAGAGAACCAGAAAATTATGATAACATAAGTGAACTTATTAGACGGGCTCATGGCGTCAAAAGAGAGATTCCTTCTTTGATGAGCACAAACATA contains:
- the LOC123221464 gene encoding uncharacterized protein LOC123221464 → MGTGHELGSTNELYRAALNNDWESLKKFYQKNVGSLLFPVTASMDNAFHLAVFSKSKDPLQFLLDISEEHSMVRYGYLEKNGNGNTPLHEAAANGNLEAVKALVFHHWRLLVGDIEDPHVEEFQEAVNMEGETPLFIAAAFGRTKVVKFLAKKSLQFRTRLIYQEKIEKTKEEEYFKLENIHRQIRRSIKVKPKPKPSNELPGAIQGEITSEPEPGAMEEERFIEVPDTSILHVAITGHHFETALYLLKKDESLAALKNLDGRTSLHLLATMPSVFESGYQWGTWIHRVIYSCLPIGDDADDDEKATTKNSKGWLKLMEKICALVGSNILEEKRKHKLAFKLAETLIKKDSSWDEIVNRLVVPEFPFDKDQSSKGDYEPIPLLLATEKGIVEIVNKILEVCPQLVEHCNDLGQNILHVAIKHRQYDIFNHVKNMKIPMTRLVRKVDKNGYTILHHAADLEPETAKRHPAGPVYQLQEEIKWYKRVKEITPAHYAMFRSKEVKKTCEELFNSKHNKLLGQAETWIKGTSQSCSAVAVLVATVVFAAAYTVPGGSNEQGYPIFLNSTLFLVFTVTDVIALACSLTSVVMFLSILASPYTYDEFLYKLPRKLTIGFSLLFISLATTMIAFAATLLLIVRLQKPHGATTLIYTAAFLPVSIFALTSFPMYAAFEKTLLKLYLRLSKNWRVTKSPPPNKSASR